Genomic segment of Pseudothermotoga hypogea DSM 11164 = NBRC 106472:
ACCTAGGTTTGGGACAGATAACACCAGAGAGAGACGAACTGGAAATAACGCTGTGCAGAATCCTCTACGAAATGAAAAGGCCCATCTTCGGCATCTGTAGAGGTATTCAGTTGATCAACGTTGCGCTCGGTGGAACACTCTATCAAGACATAAAGACACAATTACCTAAGGTCCTGAAACACTACCAAGAAGCCCCAGCCCACAGTCCAACGCACGAGGTGTCCATCGAAAAGGACAGCTTGTTGTTCTCCATTGTGAAGAGGGAAAGTTTGAGAGTCAACAGTTTCCACCATCAGGCTGTGAAAGATGTCGCGGCAGCCTTGAGAATCGTTGCGAGGGCACAGGATGGCGTCGTCGAGGCGGTGGAATCCAACAACGACAGATTTGTCCTGGCAGTCCAGTGGCATCCAGAAAGAATGTTCAAACGACACAGAGAACACTTCGAACTGTTCAGGCGTTTCGTTGAAGAATGTGCAAAGAAGGGGTGATCGAACGTGAAGATCTACATTTCTGCCGACATGGAGGGTATCTCCGGCGTTGTGGGGCTGGGTCACGTTTCACCTGGAGATAAAGAGTATGAGAGGTTCAGAAAACTGATGACTCGTGAGGTGAACGCAGTCGTAGAGGCAGCGGTCCAATGTGGAGCGAAGCAAGTTCTGATCAACGATTCTCACAACACGATGGACAACATCTTGATTGAAGAATTGCATCCTAAGGCTGTGCTCATCAGCGGTAGTCCAAAGCCCATGAGCATGATGGAAGGCATAGATGAGAGTTTCGATGCCGTTTTCTTTGTGGGTTACCACGCAAGGGCAGGAAGCGCGCCCGCAATCATGGACCACACT
This window contains:
- a CDS encoding gamma-glutamyl-gamma-aminobutyrate hydrolase family protein is translated as MRPIVGISCSMDEESLKLNMNYYQAVEEAGGLPILVPILKEQDNLYQLANLLDGMIFSGGVDIDPHHYNEEPHLGLGQITPERDELEITLCRILYEMKRPIFGICRGIQLINVALGGTLYQDIKTQLPKVLKHYQEAPAHSPTHEVSIEKDSLLFSIVKRESLRVNSFHHQAVKDVAAALRIVARAQDGVVEAVESNNDRFVLAVQWHPERMFKRHREHFELFRRFVEECAKKG